A single genomic interval of Lewinellaceae bacterium harbors:
- a CDS encoding heavy metal translocating P-type ATPase metal-binding domain-containing protein gives MKESPVEISVSERKPTCVHCGEPCDTTHIVHNDQDFCCEGCQWVYQILHDNNLQEYYKIQQAPGINQRVREATDYAFMDEPEIRDKIIDFASSHLIKVTFHLPAIHCASCIWLLEHLYKLVPGVSLSQVDFLRKKVTIHYDPTQVSLRRVAEMLEHIGYAPSLNMGQLEEKKLPIVPRKLYYQLGVAGFCFGNIMLLSFPEYLGIEGDQASHWFNYLNWALGLPVLLYGAQDYLKSAWQGVKNGGLNMDVPITLGIIALFVRSTIDIFGHFGSGYMDSLAGLVFFLLIGKWFQQKTFHHLSFDRDYKSYFPIAISVWEDERWITVPLSRVVPEQRVQIKNNQLIPADGILLTPATQIDYSFVTGESEPVFKRAGDTLYAGGKQIGSPIEIQVTKAVGQSYLLQLWEDRAFTQKKETRDHRLADQIGTYFTMVILAIAAITFIYWSGKDLNMALVTVTSVLIIACPCALALAIPFTYGNVMRLLADKNMYLRSTRIIEEIQRLTHIVFDKTGTLTAINDYHIMYQGTALDQEGASLVRSVAHASTHPLSQQLDHYLQTHVLLTITDFHEEPGLGVRAIVDGHEVRIGSASWTGASHQVHQGKQIVHVAIDGLYQGYFLYESRYRSSWRKTIKALSRDYQLSLLSGDGDRELKRIRSVFPATSNILFNQKPKDKLEYIRALQNTDQRVMMIGDGINDAGALQASEVGMVITEDINNFTPASDAIIHNGLFPYLPQLIRYIRLSRRVVFGAYFLALLYNVVGLSFAVQGLLSPLVAAVLMPISSVTMVLYGLTASTLLFRTMKLNELPQADWVQTKVDDLYQFST, from the coding sequence ATGAAAGAATCGCCTGTTGAAATCAGCGTTTCAGAGCGAAAACCAACCTGTGTCCACTGTGGAGAACCTTGTGACACCACGCATATCGTCCATAATGATCAGGACTTCTGCTGCGAGGGATGTCAATGGGTCTATCAGATCCTGCACGACAACAATCTCCAGGAATATTATAAGATACAACAAGCTCCCGGCATCAACCAGCGGGTGCGCGAAGCCACGGACTATGCATTCATGGACGAACCGGAGATCCGGGACAAGATCATTGACTTTGCCAGCAGTCACCTGATCAAGGTGACGTTCCATTTGCCAGCCATCCACTGCGCATCCTGCATCTGGCTGCTGGAGCACCTGTACAAACTGGTCCCGGGGGTAAGCCTGTCACAAGTTGATTTCCTGCGTAAAAAAGTGACCATTCATTACGATCCGACCCAGGTCAGTCTTCGACGGGTCGCCGAAATGCTGGAACACATCGGCTATGCTCCTTCACTGAACATGGGACAGCTGGAGGAGAAGAAATTACCCATTGTACCCCGAAAATTATATTATCAGTTGGGCGTGGCCGGGTTCTGCTTCGGCAACATCATGCTGCTCAGCTTTCCCGAATACCTCGGCATTGAAGGAGACCAGGCCAGCCATTGGTTCAATTACCTGAACTGGGCTCTGGGCTTACCCGTTCTGCTGTATGGAGCACAGGATTATCTGAAATCGGCATGGCAAGGGGTGAAAAACGGTGGGTTGAATATGGATGTGCCTATCACACTGGGTATTATAGCCCTCTTCGTTCGCAGCACCATTGATATTTTCGGGCATTTCGGCAGTGGTTATATGGATAGTCTGGCCGGCCTGGTATTTTTCCTCCTGATCGGCAAATGGTTTCAACAGAAGACCTTCCATCATTTATCGTTTGACCGGGATTACAAATCCTACTTTCCCATTGCCATTTCGGTCTGGGAGGATGAACGGTGGATCACCGTTCCACTTTCCAGGGTCGTTCCCGAACAGCGGGTTCAGATCAAGAATAACCAATTGATCCCGGCAGACGGTATCCTGCTCACACCAGCAACACAGATCGATTACAGTTTTGTGACCGGCGAATCCGAACCGGTTTTCAAGCGCGCAGGAGACACCCTGTATGCCGGAGGCAAGCAGATCGGCAGTCCCATTGAAATTCAGGTTACCAAAGCCGTGGGCCAGAGTTATCTGCTGCAACTGTGGGAGGACCGGGCTTTTACCCAAAAGAAAGAAACCCGTGATCACCGGCTGGCGGACCAGATCGGCACCTACTTTACGATGGTGATCCTGGCCATTGCCGCCATCACCTTCATCTACTGGTCAGGCAAGGACCTGAATATGGCTTTGGTAACCGTCACGTCCGTCCTCATCATCGCCTGTCCATGCGCTCTGGCCCTGGCAATCCCGTTTACCTACGGGAATGTCATGCGATTATTGGCCGATAAAAACATGTATTTGCGGAGCACCCGGATCATCGAAGAAATCCAGCGGTTGACGCACATCGTGTTTGACAAGACCGGCACGCTTACAGCCATCAATGATTACCACATCATGTATCAGGGCACGGCCCTGGATCAGGAGGGAGCTTCCCTGGTCCGGTCGGTAGCCCACGCCTCGACCCACCCGTTAAGCCAACAACTGGACCATTACCTTCAGACACATGTCTTGCTGACCATTACGGATTTCCATGAGGAGCCCGGACTGGGTGTACGTGCGATCGTTGATGGCCATGAGGTACGCATCGGGTCAGCTAGCTGGACCGGAGCGTCGCATCAGGTTCATCAGGGAAAACAAATCGTACATGTTGCCATCGATGGATTGTACCAGGGTTATTTTCTGTACGAATCAAGGTACCGGTCCTCCTGGAGAAAGACCATCAAGGCCCTCTCCCGGGATTACCAGTTATCACTCCTCTCCGGGGACGGGGACCGGGAGCTAAAACGGATCCGGTCCGTATTTCCCGCTACCAGCAACATCCTTTTCAACCAAAAACCTAAAGATAAACTGGAATACATCCGGGCATTGCAGAACACCGATCAGCGAGTGATGATGATCGGCGACGGGATCAATGATGCCGGGGCATTACAGGCGAGTGAAGTAGGTATGGTGATCACGGAAGATATCAACAACTTTACACCGGCTTCCGATGCCATCATCCACAATGGCCTTTTCCCTTACCTTCCACAACTCATCCGGTACATCCGGCTAAGTCGGCGGGTGGTTTTTGGTGCTTATTTTCTGGCATTGTTGTATAATGTGGTCGGACTGAGTTTTGCCGTGCAGGGATTGCTGTCACCGCTGGTAGCAGCCGTACTGATGCCGATAAGCAGTGTAACGATGGTACTTTATGGCCTGACTGCCAGTACGTTATTATTCAGGACAATGAAATTAAATGAACTGCCGCAGGCAGATTGGGTCCAAACAAAAGTGGATGATTTATATCAATTTTCGACGTGA
- the ccoS gene encoding cbb3-type cytochrome oxidase assembly protein CcoS, protein MGVIFLLIGISLIVAGGFLAAFIWAVRSGQYDDEYTPSVRILWDDKKPENSSSIDNNSTTVNKS, encoded by the coding sequence ATGGGGGTAATATTTTTGCTTATCGGCATAAGTCTTATCGTAGCAGGTGGCTTTCTTGCCGCTTTCATCTGGGCTGTGCGCAGTGGCCAGTATGATGACGAATACACCCCTAGCGTCCGTATCCTCTGGGACGACAAAAAACCTGAAAATTCATCATCTATCGATAACAATTCTACAACCGTTAACAAATCTTAA
- the ccoN gene encoding cytochrome-c oxidase, cbb3-type subunit I produces the protein MGKIEQFNYDNGIVRNFAVATAVWGLVGMLVGVLIAFQIFTPGLNMGPELTFGRLRPLHTNAAIFAFVGNGIFMGVYYSLQRLLKTRMFSDMLSKIHFWGWQLIIVSAALTLPFGITSAKEYAELEWPIDIAIAVVWIIFGLNMFGTILKRRENHLYVAIWFYIATWITVTVLHVVNNLEFPWSWIKSYPVFAGVQDALVQWWYGHNAVAFFLTTPYLGLMYYFLPKAANRPVYSYKLSIVHFWALIFIYIWAGPHHLLYTSLPDWAQSLGTVFSIMLIAPSWGGMLNGLLTLRGAWDRVRDDPILKMMVVAVAAYGMSTFEGPMLSIKSINAISHYTDWTIGHVHIGTLGWNGLLTFGILYWLIPRLYNTKLYSVRLANAHFWISTLGIVFYALPLYWAGWTQSLMWKQFTPEGFLQYGSFLETVTQIIPMYMIRAFGGTLYFSGVILMLINLWKTAKSGHLTANEAAEAPAREEYVAHAGEYWHKWIERKPIQMLIASAILILIGGMVEIIPMLTIGSNIPKIASVKPYTPLELQGRDIYIREGCMGCHSQMIRPFRSETERYGEYSKSGEFVYDHPFLWGSKRTGPDLQREGGKYPDSWHYYHMMDPESMSAGSIMPPYPWLARRDLDLTYTAAKIKTLQSLGVPYPKGYAEKANDDLAKQAEEIAASLKKDGIEAENVATKEIVALIAYLQRLGTDIKPASGAVPTSN, from the coding sequence ATGGGAAAGATCGAACAATTCAACTATGACAACGGCATCGTGCGTAATTTCGCCGTTGCAACAGCCGTCTGGGGATTGGTCGGGATGCTGGTGGGAGTACTCATCGCATTCCAGATATTCACCCCGGGGCTAAATATGGGGCCTGAGCTGACCTTCGGCCGATTGCGTCCCCTGCACACCAACGCTGCCATCTTCGCTTTCGTAGGTAATGGCATTTTCATGGGCGTGTATTACAGCCTGCAGCGCCTGCTGAAAACAAGGATGTTCAGCGACATGCTTTCCAAGATCCACTTCTGGGGATGGCAGCTGATCATTGTATCTGCGGCATTAACCCTGCCATTCGGGATCACCTCTGCCAAAGAATACGCCGAACTGGAATGGCCGATCGATATTGCCATTGCCGTGGTTTGGATCATCTTCGGTTTGAATATGTTTGGCACCATCCTCAAGCGCCGGGAAAACCACCTGTATGTGGCGATCTGGTTTTACATCGCGACGTGGATTACCGTCACCGTGCTGCACGTAGTGAACAACCTGGAGTTTCCCTGGAGCTGGATTAAGTCCTACCCGGTATTCGCAGGTGTCCAGGATGCCCTGGTACAGTGGTGGTACGGACACAATGCGGTAGCCTTCTTCCTTACAACACCTTATCTCGGGTTGATGTACTACTTCCTTCCAAAAGCAGCCAATCGTCCGGTTTATTCGTATAAGCTGTCCATCGTGCACTTTTGGGCATTGATCTTCATCTACATCTGGGCGGGACCACACCACCTGCTGTACACTTCCTTGCCTGACTGGGCACAGTCTCTGGGTACTGTATTTTCCATTATGCTGATCGCTCCATCCTGGGGTGGTATGCTGAATGGTCTGTTGACCCTGCGGGGGGCCTGGGACCGTGTTCGGGACGATCCAATTCTTAAAATGATGGTGGTCGCAGTGGCTGCTTACGGTATGTCCACCTTTGAAGGACCGATGCTCTCCATCAAATCCATCAATGCCATCAGTCACTACACCGACTGGACCATTGGCCACGTACACATCGGCACACTGGGCTGGAATGGCCTGCTGACCTTTGGTATTCTGTACTGGCTGATACCGAGACTTTATAATACCAAACTCTACTCGGTCAGATTAGCCAATGCCCATTTCTGGATTTCCACGCTGGGTATCGTATTCTATGCATTGCCCCTGTACTGGGCCGGATGGACCCAGAGTCTGATGTGGAAACAGTTTACTCCGGAAGGCTTCCTTCAATACGGTAGTTTCCTGGAGACTGTGACCCAGATCATACCGATGTATATGATTCGTGCATTCGGAGGTACCCTGTATTTCAGTGGGGTTATCCTGATGCTGATCAACCTGTGGAAAACTGCCAAGTCCGGCCATTTGACCGCCAATGAAGCAGCTGAAGCCCCGGCCAGAGAAGAATATGTGGCTCATGCCGGCGAATACTGGCACAAATGGATCGAGCGTAAGCCCATACAGATGCTTATCGCCAGTGCAATACTGATCCTGATCGGTGGTATGGTTGAAATCATCCCGATGCTGACCATCGGAAGCAATATTCCAAAGATTGCCTCGGTAAAACCCTATACCCCGCTCGAATTACAGGGCCGTGACATCTATATCCGCGAAGGATGTATGGGATGCCACTCGCAGATGATCCGCCCCTTCCGCTCAGAAACCGAACGTTATGGGGAGTATTCAAAATCCGGTGAGTTCGTGTATGACCACCCATTCCTGTGGGGCTCCAAGCGGACCGGTCCGGATCTTCAGCGCGAAGGTGGAAAATATCCCGACAGCTGGCACTACTACCATATGATGGACCCGGAAAGCATGAGTGCAGGTTCCATCATGCCTCCCTACCCCTGGCTTGCCCGCCGGGACCTGGACCTGACGTACACTGCCGCCAAGATCAAAACACTGCAAAGTTTAGGCGTACCCTATCCAAAAGGTTATGCTGAGAAGGCGAATGATGATCTGGCAAAACAGGCAGAGGAAATTGCCGCTTCCCTCAAGAAAGATGGTATCGAAGCTGAGAATGTGGCAACCAAGGAAATAGTAGCATTGATCGCTTATTTGCAACGGTTGGGAACGGACATCAAGCCGGCCTCCGGTGCAGTACCAACATCCAATTAA
- a CDS encoding c-type cytochrome — MASDPGKTGDAFLSLIYDNLFLILGMLVVGVAIWVLYRTNETLTKLYTYNLLQQQGISPVAPEAAQTLQESGWSRLMKRLTNRVPQAREKDILFDHDYDGIYELDNVLPPWWLWMFYFCIAFAVVYLGYYHFSGSGWSSKQEYEIAMKEAKQQVAEYVAAQGNLVDENNVTARTDDAALAQGKDIWTANCVACHGANGEGGVGPNMTDKYWIHGGDIKDIFHTIKYGVPEKGMISWQTQLSPSAMADVASYILTLQGTNPPNPKAPQGDLYNPEGTGGATPASGVIQN, encoded by the coding sequence ATGGCCAGCGATCCGGGTAAGACCGGAGACGCCTTCCTTTCATTGATCTACGACAACCTGTTCCTGATCCTGGGAATGCTCGTCGTGGGTGTTGCCATCTGGGTCCTTTACCGGACCAATGAAACACTTACCAAGCTGTATACGTACAATTTATTGCAACAACAGGGCATCAGCCCTGTGGCACCGGAAGCAGCCCAGACACTGCAGGAATCCGGCTGGTCACGGCTGATGAAGCGATTGACCAACCGCGTCCCGCAGGCAAGGGAGAAAGACATCCTTTTTGACCACGATTACGATGGCATCTATGAACTGGACAATGTGCTGCCGCCGTGGTGGTTGTGGATGTTTTACTTTTGCATCGCTTTCGCGGTCGTATACCTGGGGTACTATCACTTCTCCGGCAGTGGATGGAGTTCAAAGCAGGAATACGAAATAGCCATGAAGGAGGCCAAGCAACAAGTTGCTGAATATGTTGCTGCCCAGGGAAACCTGGTGGATGAAAATAATGTTACAGCTAGGACGGATGATGCTGCCCTGGCTCAGGGTAAAGACATCTGGACCGCAAACTGTGTAGCCTGTCATGGTGCAAATGGCGAAGGTGGCGTAGGACCTAACATGACCGACAAATACTGGATACATGGTGGAGATATCAAAGATATATTCCACACCATCAAATACGGTGTACCTGAAAAAGGGATGATCTCCTGGCAAACGCAGCTATCGCCTTCAGCTATGGCGGATGTTGCCAGTTATATCTTAACTTTGCAGGGTACCAATCCTCCTAATCCAAAAGCACCTCAAGGAGACCTGTACAATCCGGAAGGCACCGGTGGAGCAACACCGGCTTCCGGGGTAATTCAAAACTAA
- the ccoG gene encoding cytochrome c oxidase accessory protein CcoG, which produces MSENTPLPIVEEDDWYRDHLATVDEHGKRVWIYPKKPKGKFTNYRTIVSVILLVVLFGMPWIRVHGNPLFMFNILERKFILFGSYFPPQDFHLFVLAMIIMVIFIALFTVIYGRIFCGWICPQTIFMESVYRKIEYWIEGDANAQRRLNNAPWSASKLAKKVSKQIIFFSIAVLVANTFLSYIIGTDQVLAIIKDPVSKHLQGFMAMIAFSFAFYGVFAFLREQVCTTICPYGRLQGVLLDKNSVVITYDYLRGEPRGKIHKAVKGKEEEAAKMNALLGDCIDCKMCIQVCPTGIDIRNGTQLECVNCTACIDACDEVMTKVNRPTGLIRYDSEEGVRTGAKKIMTPRAIAYTSVLGVLVLLEIILFATRTQVEGLLLRTPGMLYQKTDDGYISNLYNYQFVNKTSDTLALELELVGIEGRIKWVGHAPLAKPNDVTEGAVFLELPPSELQAGKNKIKLRVLSGDRTVDQVSTSFLAP; this is translated from the coding sequence ATGTCTGAGAATACACCGCTGCCAATTGTAGAAGAAGATGACTGGTATAGAGATCACCTGGCTACGGTTGACGAACATGGGAAACGGGTATGGATCTACCCGAAAAAACCAAAAGGAAAATTCACAAATTACCGGACCATTGTTTCGGTAATCCTGCTGGTAGTACTTTTTGGTATGCCCTGGATCAGGGTTCATGGCAATCCTCTCTTTATGTTTAATATCCTGGAGCGGAAATTCATCCTGTTTGGATCCTATTTTCCGCCCCAGGATTTCCATTTGTTTGTATTGGCGATGATCATCATGGTGATCTTCATTGCCCTCTTCACGGTCATCTATGGCCGGATATTCTGTGGATGGATTTGTCCTCAGACCATATTTATGGAGAGTGTCTACCGGAAAATCGAATATTGGATCGAAGGTGATGCCAATGCCCAACGGAGGCTGAACAATGCGCCCTGGTCGGCGTCGAAACTGGCTAAAAAGGTGAGCAAGCAGATCATCTTTTTCAGCATTGCTGTCCTGGTGGCCAATACATTTCTTTCCTATATCATTGGCACGGATCAGGTCCTGGCTATTATCAAAGATCCCGTTTCAAAGCACTTGCAGGGATTCATGGCCATGATCGCCTTTTCCTTTGCATTCTATGGTGTCTTTGCCTTCCTGCGTGAACAGGTTTGTACCACCATCTGTCCTTACGGCCGGCTTCAGGGCGTGCTGCTGGACAAGAATTCTGTGGTCATCACCTACGATTACCTTCGTGGCGAACCCCGCGGTAAGATTCACAAGGCTGTGAAAGGAAAAGAGGAAGAAGCTGCTAAAATGAATGCCCTCCTGGGAGACTGCATTGATTGTAAAATGTGCATCCAGGTATGCCCTACCGGTATAGATATCCGGAACGGGACACAGCTTGAATGCGTCAATTGTACAGCATGTATTGACGCCTGTGACGAAGTCATGACCAAGGTGAACCGACCGACGGGACTGATCCGTTACGACAGTGAAGAAGGCGTGCGGACCGGCGCTAAAAAAATCATGACACCACGTGCCATAGCCTATACGAGTGTGCTGGGGGTGCTGGTATTGCTGGAGATCATCCTGTTTGCCACCCGGACACAGGTGGAAGGATTGCTGCTGCGCACACCGGGGATGTTGTACCAAAAGACCGATGATGGTTACATCAGCAACTTGTACAACTATCAGTTTGTCAATAAAACATCGGACACCCTGGCCCTTGAACTTGAGTTGGTGGGGATCGAAGGCCGCATCAAATGGGTTGGCCACGCACCTTTAGCAAAACCAAACGATGTTACAGAAGGAGCGGTATTTTTAGAATTGCCACCATCAGAACTTCAGGCGGGAAAAAATAAGATCAAACTGCGGGTACTTTCCGGCGACCGTACCGTAGATCAGGTGAGTACCTCTTTCTTGGCACCATAA
- a CDS encoding FixH family protein — protein MKFNWGTGIAIFLVLFVLSLVAVLVKSFQYDHSLVIDDYYKEDLAYQQHYEKIANEQQSPLSVEIDRKGHQVTIDFPVENKDITGTLQFYKPDNKSLDFSLPVKTDEQNRMIVPTQDLLGGLWRIKVDYTSNNEAFYYEQKIVL, from the coding sequence ATGAAATTCAACTGGGGAACAGGCATTGCCATCTTTCTGGTCTTATTTGTATTGTCACTGGTAGCCGTCCTGGTCAAATCCTTCCAGTACGATCACAGCCTGGTGATAGATGATTACTACAAAGAGGATCTGGCTTATCAGCAACACTATGAAAAGATAGCTAACGAGCAACAAAGTCCGCTATCGGTGGAGATTGACCGGAAAGGACACCAGGTAACCATTGATTTTCCGGTTGAAAATAAAGACATCACCGGGACATTGCAGTTTTACAAGCCCGATAACAAATCCCTGGATTTCAGTTTGCCGGTCAAGACGGATGAACAAAACCGTATGATTGTACCTACCCAGGATCTGCTTGGTGGTCTCTGGCGCATAAAAGTGGATTATACGTCCAATAACGAAGCCTTTTATTACGAGCAGAAAATCGTACTCTGA
- a CDS encoding sulfite exporter TauE/SafE family protein: MILWSALILGLAGSLHCVGMCGPLTLALPFAQGDRPAWLQGIVYHSGRIFMYVLLGALFGLIGQAITLAGFQKYFAIIGGTIILLGVFTSVRYPASWLDRITGPAQRKISTGIGNLIRRGGLPSYFGIGMLNGIIPCGMVYAAIALAISSEHITWGMGVMALFGLGTFPLLFALVAFQSRMKPAWRHTLRKISPWTMGLFGALLLYRGLSLVLPHEIILWDSFVNEVFCH, from the coding sequence ATGATTCTTTGGTCAGCCCTGATATTGGGATTGGCCGGCAGTTTACACTGCGTGGGCATGTGTGGTCCTCTGACCCTGGCGCTGCCTTTTGCACAGGGTGACCGTCCCGCATGGCTACAGGGCATCGTGTATCACAGTGGCCGCATCTTCATGTATGTCCTGCTGGGAGCGTTATTTGGGTTGATCGGCCAGGCCATCACATTAGCAGGTTTCCAGAAATATTTCGCCATCATCGGAGGAACAATCATCCTGCTTGGTGTCTTCACTTCGGTCCGCTATCCTGCTTCCTGGCTGGACCGCATCACCGGGCCTGCGCAACGCAAGATCTCCACAGGCATCGGAAATTTAATCCGCCGGGGCGGCCTGCCTTCCTATTTTGGCATTGGAATGCTTAATGGAATCATTCCCTGCGGTATGGTCTATGCCGCTATCGCACTGGCCATTTCCAGCGAACACATCACCTGGGGTATGGGCGTCATGGCGTTGTTTGGATTAGGCACCTTCCCTCTGCTCTTTGCGCTGGTGGCTTTTCAGTCCCGAATGAAACCTGCCTGGCGGCATACCCTGCGTAAGATCTCACCCTGGACCATGGGATTGTTTGGCGCACTCCTGCTCTACCGTGGGTTGTCACTGGTACTTCCACACGAGATCATACTTTGGGACTCCTTTGTCAACGAAGTTTTTTGTCATTAA
- a CDS encoding NIPSNAP family protein, whose product MKAYIAILFVITLSACQQSETMPGNQADSRQYYHLQVYTFANEGQAGQTDQYLQNALLPALKRQHVGPVGVFKNRLNEVDTVAHTYVLLPLTSLDQLNTIQQSLANDSIYLANGSGYRGASYDMPPYLRFESILLHAFPDWPEMKMPDLQGPRADRIYELRSYESPTEAYGENKIEMFNAGGEVRLFDRLGCNAVFYGQVVSGSRMPNLMYMTTYADSTSRKDHWDAFFGSPEWKDLIANPHYEHNVNHADIWLLYPTEYSEY is encoded by the coding sequence ATGAAAGCTTACATCGCCATCTTATTCGTGATCACTCTCAGCGCCTGCCAGCAATCCGAAACCATGCCAGGAAACCAGGCAGATTCCCGGCAGTATTATCATTTGCAAGTTTACACCTTTGCCAATGAAGGGCAGGCAGGACAGACCGACCAGTACTTGCAAAATGCATTATTACCTGCTTTAAAACGTCAACATGTCGGTCCGGTAGGCGTATTTAAAAACCGTCTGAACGAAGTTGACACGGTGGCACATACCTATGTATTACTGCCATTGACATCACTGGACCAATTAAACACCATCCAGCAATCGTTAGCCAACGACAGCATCTACCTGGCCAACGGCTCAGGTTATCGGGGTGCCTCTTACGATATGCCGCCCTATCTACGGTTTGAATCCATTCTTTTGCATGCCTTTCCGGACTGGCCAGAAATGAAAATGCCTGATCTTCAGGGCCCTCGTGCTGATCGTATCTACGAATTGCGTAGCTATGAATCTCCTACGGAAGCCTATGGTGAAAATAAGATCGAAATGTTCAATGCCGGTGGTGAAGTCCGGTTATTTGACCGGTTAGGTTGCAATGCCGTATTTTATGGACAGGTGGTTTCCGGCTCTCGCATGCCGAACCTGATGTACATGACCACGTATGCCGATTCGACGAGCCGCAAAGACCACTGGGATGCCTTTTTCGGCTCACCGGAATGGAAGGACCTGATCGCCAATCCGCACTATGAGCATAACGTCAACCACGCCGACATCTGGCTCTTGTACCCTACGGAATACTCAGAATATTGA